One Lentimicrobiaceae bacterium DNA window includes the following coding sequences:
- a CDS encoding nitroreductase family protein, whose amino-acid sequence MDFLSLVNKRQSVRKYQDKEVPHHVIDKCLEAARLAPSASNSQPWKWIIVDQPDVLAPVAKACNDMKAINKFVAGAKAIAVIVLEKPKLITRIATTIKKREWLLIDVGIAAEHFCLQATELGLGTCMIGWYNEKKIQEVLEIPKNKSIALLIAMGYPPEDYENRVKIRKSLEEIKSNNKY is encoded by the coding sequence ATGGACTTTTTATCTCTCGTAAATAAACGTCAAAGTGTACGAAAGTACCAAGACAAAGAGGTTCCGCATCATGTAATTGATAAGTGTTTGGAAGCAGCCCGATTAGCTCCTTCGGCTAGCAATTCGCAGCCATGGAAATGGATTATCGTCGACCAACCCGACGTGTTAGCTCCTGTTGCAAAAGCGTGCAACGACATGAAAGCTATAAATAAATTTGTTGCCGGTGCTAAGGCGATTGCAGTGATAGTTCTTGAAAAACCAAAGCTGATTACTCGCATAGCAACCACAATCAAAAAAAGAGAATGGTTGTTGATAGATGTGGGCATTGCCGCCGAACATTTTTGTTTGCAAGCCACCGAACTTGGTCTTGGCACATGTATGATAGGTTGGTACAACGAAAAGAAAATACAAGAAGTGCTTGAAATCCCCAAAAACAAAAGCATTGCTCTTTTAATTGCAATGGGTTATCCGCCCGAAGATTACGAAAACAGAGTTAAAATCAGAAAATCTTTAGAAGAAATTAAGTCGAATAACAAGTATTAA
- a CDS encoding arginine decarboxylase, whose amino-acid sequence MKNRYQDLIEQTFDFPTDEFYVEDGELYFNNIPMMEVIKQYGTPLRISYLPKISTQIQKAKRIFNVAMAKVGYNGTYNYCYCTKSSHFSFVLEEALKNNIHIETSSAYDIPIIENLAANDKLSKKTFIVCNGFKRPAYIENICNLIESGFENVIPVLDNKFELDEYDRNITKKIKIGIRIAAEEEPKFDFYTSRLGIRYNDIVPYYEEEIKNNPKFELKMLHFFINTGIRDTAYYWNELAKCVNLYCQLKAVCPQLTMLNIGGGFPIKNSLSFDYDYEYMAETIIEQIKNICTVNNTPEPDIFTEFGSFTVGESGAILYSIIDQKRQNDREIWNMIDSSFITTLPDTWAINQKFILLAINHWDREYERVFLGGLTCDSEDYYNAEAHTNAIFLPKLMDDDPQYIGLFHTGAYQDSLSGYGGIQHCLIPAPKHILIDIDEDGEYFTKLFAKEQSHKSMLKILGY is encoded by the coding sequence ATGAAAAACAGATATCAAGACCTAATAGAGCAAACATTCGACTTCCCTACCGATGAGTTTTACGTTGAAGACGGTGAATTGTACTTCAATAATATACCTATGATGGAAGTAATAAAGCAATACGGCACACCACTACGTATTTCTTATCTGCCTAAAATTAGCACTCAGATACAGAAGGCAAAACGTATTTTCAATGTTGCTATGGCAAAAGTGGGTTATAACGGGACGTACAATTATTGTTACTGTACCAAAAGCTCGCATTTTTCGTTTGTTTTGGAAGAAGCTCTGAAAAACAATATCCATATAGAAACCTCATCGGCTTACGATATTCCTATAATTGAAAACTTGGCTGCAAACGATAAATTATCGAAAAAAACGTTTATTGTCTGCAACGGATTCAAACGTCCTGCCTACATCGAAAATATTTGTAATCTGATTGAAAGCGGATTTGAAAACGTTATTCCTGTTTTAGATAACAAATTTGAATTAGATGAATACGACAGAAACATCACAAAAAAAATAAAAATAGGTATCAGAATTGCAGCAGAAGAAGAACCTAAATTCGATTTTTATACATCAAGATTGGGAATTAGATACAACGATATTGTTCCGTATTACGAAGAAGAAATTAAAAACAACCCCAAGTTTGAACTCAAAATGTTGCACTTTTTTATCAATACCGGCATAAGAGATACTGCATACTATTGGAACGAACTTGCAAAATGTGTTAACTTATACTGCCAGCTCAAAGCGGTTTGTCCGCAACTTACCATGCTTAATATAGGCGGTGGTTTCCCTATAAAAAACTCGCTCTCATTCGACTACGACTACGAGTACATGGCAGAAACCATAATCGAACAAATAAAAAATATTTGTACCGTTAACAACACACCCGAACCCGATATCTTTACCGAATTCGGTTCGTTTACTGTCGGCGAAAGCGGTGCTATTTTGTACAGCATAATAGACCAAAAAAGACAAAACGACCGAGAAATATGGAACATGATAGACAGCTCGTTTATTACAACACTGCCGGATACTTGGGCTATAAATCAAAAATTTATCCTTCTTGCAATTAACCATTGGGATAGAGAATACGAAAGAGTGTTTTTGGGCGGTTTAACTTGCGATAGCGAAGACTATTACAACGCCGAAGCTCACACCAACGCTATATTTTTGCCCAAACTTATGGACGACGACCCGCAATACATCGGCTTGTTCCACACAGGAGCCTATCAGGATTCGTTGTCGGGCTACGGCGGCATACAACATTGCCTTATACCCGCACCAAAACATATACTAATTGATATAGACGAAGATGGCGAATATTTTACAAAGCTTTTTGCAAAAGAACAAAGCCATAAATCTATGCTCAAAATACTAGGATATTAA
- the speB gene encoding agmatinase produces MKNYGDIPKEFSTYETSKIVILPVPYDGTSTWIKGADKGPAAIIEASANMETYDIDTDSEVYKKGIHTLNPIKERSSPEKMTKAVFEKMKELFKAKKFPVLLGGEHSVSIGAFQAAAASFKDLTILQLDAHADLRDEYLGSKYNHACVMARASELAPIVQVGIRSMSVEESEVVVPDRIFYSEHITEGSNLMFEMLNKLTQNVYITIDLDVLDPSIMPSTGTPEPDGIGYKALLDTIRQVNNKVNIVGFDVVELCPNKYNKAPDFLAAKLIYQILSIKYAK; encoded by the coding sequence ATGAAAAATTATGGCGATATTCCAAAAGAATTTTCAACATATGAAACTTCTAAAATAGTTATTCTGCCTGTACCATACGATGGAACAAGCACATGGATAAAAGGAGCCGACAAAGGTCCGGCTGCAATTATTGAAGCATCGGCAAACATGGAGACCTACGACATTGACACCGATAGCGAAGTATATAAAAAGGGAATACACACTCTAAATCCTATTAAAGAAAGGTCGTCGCCGGAAAAGATGACTAAAGCGGTTTTTGAGAAAATGAAAGAACTTTTTAAGGCTAAAAAATTTCCCGTTCTATTAGGTGGCGAACATTCGGTAAGCATTGGTGCTTTTCAGGCAGCTGCAGCATCTTTCAAAGACCTTACAATTCTGCAATTAGATGCTCACGCCGACTTACGCGACGAGTATTTGGGTTCCAAATATAATCACGCTTGCGTTATGGCAAGAGCAAGCGAACTTGCTCCAATTGTGCAAGTGGGAATTAGAAGCATGAGCGTTGAAGAAAGCGAAGTAGTTGTCCCCGACAGAATTTTTTATTCCGAGCACATAACCGAAGGTTCAAATTTGATGTTTGAAATGCTAAATAAGCTAACTCAGAACGTTTATATAACTATCGACTTAGATGTTCTCGACCCGTCAATTATGCCTTCAACCGGAACTCCCGAACCCGACGGTATTGGCTACAAAGCACTATTGGATACTATCAGGCAAGTTAATAATAAAGTAAATATTGTAGGCTTCGACGTGGTTGAGCTTTGTCCGAACAAATACAATAAGGCTCCCGACTTTTTGGCTGCCAAACTCATATATCAAATTCTTTCTATTAAGTATGCAAAATAA
- a CDS encoding TatD family hydrolase gives MKFVDTHSHIYLSNYDDDRDVVISDAVKTGTDTILLPAIDSKSHKRLLDCCNEFPGVCYPMMGIHPTSVDPKSIDKELDIFYDLLDKTKFYAIGEIGIDLYWDKTHAQLQEDVFRKMLDIAVDKNLPVSVHIRNSFNEVWRILKKEYNGKVTGVLHCFPGNTIQAKEVIEHGFYLGIGGVVTFNNSNMQKVITDLGIDNIVLETDAPYLTPAPYRGKRNSPEYIKIIAQKIADITSMPLEKVAEVTTNNAFKLFNINTQ, from the coding sequence ATGAAGTTTGTTGATACCCACTCGCATATCTATTTGAGCAACTACGACGACGATAGAGATGTCGTGATTTCTGATGCTGTTAAAACAGGAACCGATACAATATTGTTACCGGCTATCGATTCAAAATCGCACAAGCGATTGTTAGATTGTTGCAATGAATTTCCTGGTGTTTGCTATCCTATGATGGGTATTCATCCAACATCGGTTGACCCGAAAAGTATTGACAAAGAACTTGACATTTTTTACGACCTTTTAGATAAGACAAAGTTTTATGCTATAGGCGAAATAGGTATCGACTTGTACTGGGATAAAACACATGCACAGCTGCAAGAAGATGTTTTTAGAAAAATGTTGGACATTGCTGTCGATAAAAACTTGCCTGTGTCTGTCCATATCAGAAATTCATTCAACGAAGTTTGGAGAATTTTGAAAAAAGAATACAACGGTAAAGTTACAGGTGTTTTGCATTGTTTTCCGGGCAACACAATACAGGCAAAAGAAGTCATAGAACATGGCTTTTATCTTGGCATTGGCGGCGTTGTTACTTTCAACAATTCAAACATGCAAAAGGTTATTACCGACTTAGGTATAGACAATATTGTTTTAGAAACTGATGCACCGTATCTGACGCCTGCTCCGTATCGTGGCAAAAGAAATTCGCCCGAATACATAAAAATAATTGCTCAAAAAATTGCAGATATTACTTCAATGCCACTCGAAAAAGTCGCCGAAGTAACAACCAACAACGCATTCAAACTGTTTAACATTAATACTCAATAA
- a CDS encoding type I asparaginase, with protein sequence MTKQTSILIVHTGGTIGMVKDQKTNALAPIHFDNLFDTVPTLKMFEYKLDIFAFKKLIDSSNVDTNFWKELANVIEVNYNNYDGFVILHGTDTMSYSASMLSFMLENNSKPIIFTGSQLPLGIIRSDGRENFVNAIELAAARHPNGEAVVPEVSLLFENKLFRGNRTYKFSAENFNAFFSGNYPPLANVGVNIKYNNEHISQWNKQTLKVHKNLCTDVAVLKIFPGITKKTVDSVINTPNLKGLVIETYGSGNAPTHDWFISSLERAINKGVIVLNVTQCHVGAVVMGKYETSVQLSDIGVVGGYDITLESAVTKLMFLLGQDLTHEEIVNQLNTSIRGEITV encoded by the coding sequence ATGACCAAGCAAACCTCAATTTTAATAGTACATACAGGTGGAACAATTGGAATGGTGAAAGACCAAAAAACCAATGCTTTGGCTCCCATACATTTCGACAATCTTTTCGATACGGTTCCGACTCTTAAAATGTTTGAATATAAATTAGACATTTTTGCCTTCAAAAAGCTGATAGATTCATCGAACGTCGATACAAATTTTTGGAAAGAATTGGCAAATGTTATAGAGGTAAATTACAATAACTACGACGGTTTTGTCATACTTCACGGCACCGACACAATGTCGTACTCGGCTTCTATGCTGAGTTTCATGTTGGAAAACAACAGCAAGCCCATTATTTTCACAGGCTCTCAGCTACCTTTGGGAATAATCAGGTCTGACGGAAGAGAGAACTTTGTCAATGCTATTGAGTTGGCTGCTGCTCGGCACCCAAACGGCGAAGCAGTCGTTCCCGAAGTTTCTCTTCTGTTCGAAAACAAACTTTTCAGAGGAAACAGAACTTATAAATTCAGTGCCGAAAATTTTAATGCTTTTTTCTCGGGAAACTATCCGCCTTTGGCAAATGTTGGTGTTAATATTAAATACAACAATGAGCACATTTCACAGTGGAACAAGCAGACTTTAAAAGTGCATAAAAATCTTTGCACCGATGTTGCCGTTTTAAAAATTTTCCCGGGTATAACCAAAAAAACTGTCGATAGCGTTATCAACACTCCTAACTTAAAAGGGTTGGTTATAGAAACTTACGGTTCGGGAAATGCACCCACCCACGATTGGTTTATTTCTAGCCTTGAAAGAGCCATAAACAAAGGTGTTATTGTTTTAAATGTTACGCAATGCCACGTAGGTGCTGTGGTTATGGGAAAATATGAAACAAGCGTACAACTATCTGATATTGGCGTAGTTGGCGGATACGATATTACTCTCGAATCGGCGGTTACAAAACTTATGTTTTTGTTAGGGCAAGACCTAACACACGAAGAAATTGTCAATCAACTAAATACATCTATTAGGGGAGAAATTACAGTTTAA
- a CDS encoding AbgT family transporter: MNKNKLLKKDRQFPHTYVIVFAIVVICGILTWIVPGGSFERETVVVDGIARQVVKSDSFHYVENTPQTWQIFSAIFDGFVDKADIIVFILLIGGAFWILNQTKSIDIGIEYFLKSSKKLEKNRLLKKIGVNNIILVSIMLMFSLFGAIFGMSEETIAFIIIFVPLAVSMGYDSIVGVNLCFVAAGLGFTGAVLNPFTIGIAQGLSNIPLFSGAEYRMFCWLIINIVGFTYILIYASRVKKNPKISPTYSDDEHWRELAKNSDEQITKQTPKSAWYTLAFVAIALGIYSFKFPITNMSVGNSGFEFAFIPVLSVLFVVSSFFLLRKNVHFFILNILLFTILFLIVGVMGYHWYITEIATLFFVMGLLSGIAFGYTPNTITKHFLNGVKDILSAGLIVGLAGGIIIILQNGQIIDTILYAVSSSMQEAGKVASVSIMYLIQTGINLIMPSGSAKAALTMPIMSQFSDLVGISRQASVMAFQFGDGFTNMITPTSGVLMGVLGVARIQYVKWFKWVLPLILILFVLGLLLLIPTVTMDLKGF, encoded by the coding sequence ATGAATAAGAACAAATTACTAAAAAAAGACAGGCAATTTCCGCACACTTATGTTATAGTTTTTGCCATTGTTGTAATTTGCGGAATACTTACTTGGATAGTTCCAGGCGGAAGTTTTGAAAGAGAAACGGTTGTAGTTGACGGCATTGCCCGACAAGTTGTAAAAAGCGATTCTTTCCACTACGTAGAAAACACTCCGCAAACTTGGCAAATTTTTTCTGCAATCTTCGACGGTTTTGTCGATAAAGCCGATATTATTGTTTTCATTTTGCTGATTGGCGGTGCATTTTGGATACTAAATCAAACAAAATCAATAGATATTGGGATTGAATATTTTTTGAAATCATCAAAGAAATTAGAAAAAAACAGATTGCTGAAAAAAATAGGAGTTAATAATATTATATTGGTTTCTATTATGCTGATGTTCAGCTTGTTTGGAGCAATTTTCGGCATGAGCGAAGAAACCATTGCTTTTATTATAATATTTGTGCCATTGGCTGTTAGCATGGGCTACGATTCTATTGTTGGTGTAAACCTGTGTTTTGTAGCTGCCGGACTTGGTTTTACAGGAGCAGTACTCAATCCGTTTACTATTGGAATAGCACAAGGTTTGTCGAATATTCCTTTGTTTTCGGGAGCCGAATACCGAATGTTTTGTTGGCTTATAATAAATATCGTCGGGTTTACCTACATTCTTATATATGCTTCAAGGGTTAAGAAAAACCCGAAAATATCTCCAACCTACTCCGATGATGAACATTGGCGTGAATTAGCAAAAAACAGCGATGAACAAATTACCAAGCAAACTCCTAAATCGGCGTGGTACACGCTTGCCTTTGTTGCTATTGCTTTAGGAATATACTCATTCAAATTTCCTATAACTAATATGTCAGTCGGTAATTCAGGATTTGAGTTTGCTTTTATTCCTGTGTTGTCGGTATTGTTTGTTGTCAGCAGTTTTTTCCTCTTGCGAAAAAATGTACACTTTTTTATTCTGAACATACTGCTTTTTACAATTTTATTCCTGATAGTAGGAGTAATGGGTTATCATTGGTATATAACCGAAATAGCCACCTTGTTTTTTGTTATGGGTTTGCTTAGTGGAATTGCTTTCGGATACACGCCCAACACTATAACCAAGCACTTTTTAAACGGCGTAAAAGACATTTTGTCGGCAGGATTGATTGTAGGACTTGCCGGTGGTATAATAATTATTTTGCAAAACGGGCAAATAATTGATACTATTCTTTATGCAGTATCAAGTTCAATGCAAGAAGCAGGTAAAGTTGCATCTGTAAGCATAATGTATCTTATACAGACGGGAATAAACTTAATTATGCCTTCGGGTTCGGCAAAGGCAGCACTTACCATGCCAATTATGTCGCAGTTTTCCGATTTGGTAGGAATCTCAAGGCAAGCCTCTGTGATGGCGTTTCAGTTTGGCGACGGCTTTACAAACATGATAACTCCTACTTCGGGGGTGCTTATGGGCGTGCTTGGCGTGGCTCGCATACAGTATGTAAAATGGTTTAAATGGGTGCTACCGCTAATTCTTATTTTGTTTGTGTTAGGATTGCTCTTGCTTATACCTACCGTTACTATGGATTTAAAAGGGTTTTAG
- a CDS encoding CoA transferase subunit B, giving the protein MLTKEQIAQRIAQELKDGYYVNLGIGIPTLVANYIPEGMEVFFHSENGILGMGEFPTPDEVDADLINASKQTVTVNKGASFFDSSLSFAMIRGGHVDLTVLGAFEVSENGDIASWKIPNKMVKGMGGAMDLVSAAKNIIVAMQHCNRNGESKLLTNCSLPLTGINCVKKVVTDLAVIEINDKGFKLLERAPGVSVEEIVKATAAPLQIEGDIPEMVL; this is encoded by the coding sequence ATGTTAACAAAAGAACAAATTGCACAACGAATAGCACAAGAATTAAAAGACGGTTACTACGTTAATCTCGGAATAGGTATTCCTACACTTGTAGCCAACTACATTCCCGAAGGAATGGAAGTTTTTTTTCATTCGGAAAATGGAATTTTGGGTATGGGCGAATTTCCAACCCCCGATGAAGTTGACGCCGACTTGATAAATGCAAGTAAACAAACTGTTACCGTAAACAAAGGAGCTTCCTTTTTCGATTCATCATTAAGTTTTGCAATGATACGCGGCGGACACGTCGACCTTACTGTTTTGGGTGCTTTTGAAGTATCTGAAAACGGCGATATAGCCAGCTGGAAAATACCAAACAAAATGGTTAAAGGTATGGGCGGAGCTATGGACTTGGTTTCTGCAGCAAAAAATATTATTGTAGCTATGCAACATTGCAATAGAAACGGAGAGTCGAAATTGCTCACAAATTGCTCCTTGCCCCTAACAGGCATCAATTGCGTTAAAAAAGTAGTTACCGACCTTGCCGTTATTGAAATCAACGACAAAGGATTTAAATTATTGGAAAGAGCTCCCGGCGTATCAGTAGAAGAAATTGTAAAAGCAACTGCTGCTCCTCTTCAAATTGAAGGAGATATTCCGGAAATGGTTTTATAA
- a CDS encoding nitroreductase family protein, producing MNNNSLPTNIMPQIANRRSSRFVSSKEIEHNKLKNIFEAAIWAPSAYNLQPWYFIVGFRNDEVYNNIFSSLMPGNQIWVKNSPVLVASISCDTNAENQPNPTSTYDLGQAMAMLSVQATEEGLFVHQMTGFDKEMLTNSLNIPENHSIVTVFNVFYLGDGEGLRDAIKKIETSPRTRRNIKETVFTGKFGNGASFL from the coding sequence ATGAACAACAACTCCTTGCCAACTAACATAATGCCACAAATTGCTAACAGACGCAGCAGTAGATTTGTTAGCAGTAAAGAAATTGAACACAATAAACTAAAAAATATTTTTGAAGCTGCTATTTGGGCTCCTTCGGCTTACAATTTGCAACCTTGGTACTTTATTGTAGGTTTTAGAAACGACGAAGTATACAATAATATTTTTTCATCGCTGATGCCTGGCAATCAAATTTGGGTTAAAAACAGTCCGGTACTTGTTGCTAGCATTTCGTGTGATACGAATGCTGAAAACCAACCTAACCCGACAAGCACATACGATTTGGGACAAGCCATGGCAATGCTTTCGGTGCAAGCAACCGAAGAAGGTTTATTTGTACATCAGATGACAGGATTTGATAAAGAAATGCTGACAAATTCTTTAAATATTCCCGAAAATCACAGCATTGTTACGGTTTTCAATGTCTTTTATTTGGGCGACGGCGAAGGCTTACGAGATGCTATAAAAAAAATTGAAACTTCACCCCGAACCAGAAGAAATATAAAAGAAACGGTTTTTACCGGCAAATTCGGAAACGGAGCATCTTTTCTGTAA
- the der gene encoding ribosome biogenesis GTPase Der: protein MANILSIVGRPNVGKSTLFNRLTQTQHAIVDSVSGVTRDRHYGFSDWNGISFSVIDTGGIIVGSEDVFEEAIIEQAKMAIEESDVVLFLVDAREGLTPLDRDVADLIRRSDKKCILGVNKVDTPDKEYLMADFYSLGIEDIFPISAQNGGGTGDLLDLIVKNFNPEVDTTLPDLPKIAIVGKPNVGKSSFINTILGTERNIVTPIAGTTRDSIYTQYSAFGFDFLLIDTAGLRKKSKVNEDLEFYSVMRAIRSIENSDVCILMVDATEGFGAQDMNIFKLIQNNNKGIVIAVNKWDLVEKDTNTTREFETIIKNTISPFTDVPIVFTSVVNKQRIHKTLQFVSDVYKNRNRKIPTRLLNDTLLPIVKEKEPPVYKGKDVKIKYITQIKTAYPTFIFFCNLPQYIKDPYKRFLENQIREKFNFTGVPIKLYFRKK, encoded by the coding sequence ATGGCTAATATTTTATCAATAGTAGGTCGCCCCAACGTGGGTAAGAGTACGCTATTCAACCGCCTTACGCAAACACAGCACGCCATAGTCGATTCTGTTTCAGGTGTAACTCGCGATAGGCATTACGGATTCAGCGATTGGAACGGTATTAGTTTTTCGGTAATCGATACCGGCGGTATTATTGTCGGTAGCGAAGATGTTTTTGAAGAAGCTATTATTGAGCAAGCCAAAATGGCTATTGAAGAATCGGATGTGGTTTTATTTTTAGTCGATGCTCGCGAAGGGCTTACACCACTTGACCGCGATGTTGCAGATTTGATAAGAAGATCGGATAAAAAATGTATACTTGGAGTCAACAAAGTTGATACTCCTGATAAAGAATACCTTATGGCAGATTTTTATTCGCTCGGAATTGAAGATATTTTTCCTATTTCGGCTCAAAATGGTGGCGGTACAGGCGATTTGTTGGATTTAATTGTCAAAAACTTTAACCCCGAAGTTGATACCACACTACCCGACCTGCCTAAAATTGCTATTGTCGGCAAGCCGAATGTCGGAAAATCATCGTTTATTAATACTATTCTTGGAACCGAAAGAAATATTGTTACGCCTATTGCCGGAACTACAAGAGATAGCATTTATACACAATACTCGGCTTTCGGCTTCGACTTTTTACTTATTGATACCGCAGGCTTGCGTAAGAAAAGCAAGGTCAACGAAGACTTGGAATTTTACTCGGTTATGAGAGCGATCCGCTCCATCGAAAATTCAGATGTGTGCATTCTTATGGTTGATGCAACCGAAGGTTTCGGAGCACAGGACATGAACATTTTTAAACTAATTCAAAACAATAATAAAGGTATTGTAATTGCCGTAAACAAATGGGATTTGGTTGAAAAAGACACCAATACCACTAGGGAGTTTGAAACTATTATAAAAAACACAATTTCGCCTTTTACCGATGTACCCATTGTTTTCACTTCGGTTGTCAATAAGCAGCGTATTCATAAAACCTTGCAATTTGTCAGCGATGTGTATAAAAACCGAAACCGAAAAATACCTACTCGTTTGCTTAACGATACGCTTTTGCCTATTGTTAAAGAGAAAGAGCCTCCTGTGTATAAGGGAAAAGATGTGAAAATTAAATACATTACTCAAATAAAAACTGCCTATCCTACTTTTATTTTCTTTTGCAATCTGCCTCAGTACATTAAAGACCCATATAAACGTTTTTTGGAAAATCAGATACGAGAAAAATTTAATTTTACAGGCGTACCTATCAAGCTTTATTTCAGAAAAAAATAA
- a CDS encoding RNA-binding S4 domain-containing protein has protein sequence MEDNDIQRIDKWLWNVRIFKTRSMATDACKAGKVKIDSNNVKASKEIKVGDVIRISLNPLIKTVRVTQIPKSRIGAKLVEQHYEDLTPEEEYLRVKTIRETNMEYRKKGLGRPTKKERRSIDLLKNYRNGEW, from the coding sequence ATGGAAGACAACGATATTCAACGTATTGACAAGTGGTTGTGGAATGTTAGAATTTTCAAAACACGCAGCATGGCTACCGATGCTTGCAAAGCAGGCAAAGTAAAAATAGATTCTAACAATGTTAAAGCATCTAAAGAAATTAAAGTTGGCGATGTTATTAGAATAAGTCTTAATCCGCTTATAAAGACGGTAAGAGTAACGCAAATTCCTAAAAGTCGCATAGGAGCGAAACTTGTTGAGCAACACTACGAAGACTTAACTCCCGAAGAAGAATATTTGCGAGTTAAAACAATAAGAGAAACAAATATGGAATACAGGAAAAAAGGTCTAGGACGTCCAACCAAAAAAGAACGACGCAGTATCGACCTTTTGAAGAATTATAGGAATGGTGAATGGTGA
- the cobT gene encoding nicotinate-nucleotide--dimethylbenzimidazole phosphoribosyltransferase, with protein sequence MMLKKLQEKIDFKTKPLGSLGYLEKLALQIGKVQNSLTPRLQKPTMLVFAADQGIAKEGVSAYPPEVTYQMAKNIIDGGAAINVFCKQNNIDIQLIDAGINFDFSDCNSIINAKIANGNGNFLHQKAMTEQQIEQCFEYGEKIVNQLFASNCNVVGFGELGIGNTSSAAMLMSYLCGLPLENCVGKGTGTTDQHLQKKISILKQAQEFHGEIIDVKEIVMTFAGFEIVQMAAAMLQAYKKNMLILIDGFTVTTAFLIAYKMNPDVIENAIFCHVSNEKPHRQLLDYLKVKPILDLGLRLGEGTGCAIAYPIIVSAVEFLNNMASFESANVSNKN encoded by the coding sequence ATGATGCTAAAAAAATTACAAGAAAAAATTGATTTCAAAACCAAACCCCTTGGTTCGCTTGGTTATCTTGAAAAATTGGCTTTGCAAATAGGGAAAGTTCAAAACTCGCTTACGCCTCGTTTGCAAAAACCGACCATGCTTGTTTTTGCCGCCGATCAAGGTATTGCAAAAGAAGGCGTTAGTGCCTACCCGCCGGAAGTAACTTACCAAATGGCAAAAAATATTATTGACGGCGGCGCTGCTATCAATGTGTTTTGCAAACAGAATAATATTGATATACAATTAATTGACGCCGGAATTAATTTCGACTTTTCCGATTGCAATTCGATTATAAACGCAAAAATTGCAAATGGTAATGGTAATTTTCTGCATCAAAAAGCTATGACTGAGCAACAGATAGAACAATGCTTTGAGTATGGAGAAAAGATTGTAAATCAATTGTTTGCATCAAACTGTAACGTTGTCGGCTTTGGCGAGTTGGGTATTGGCAATACTTCATCGGCAGCCATGTTGATGAGTTATTTGTGCGGATTGCCTTTGGAAAACTGCGTAGGAAAAGGAACCGGAACTACCGACCAACATCTGCAAAAAAAAATATCCATTCTAAAGCAGGCACAAGAGTTTCACGGAGAAATTATCGACGTAAAAGAAATTGTAATGACCTTTGCAGGTTTTGAAATCGTGCAAATGGCGGCTGCAATGCTTCAAGCATACAAGAAAAATATGCTAATCCTAATCGATGGCTTTACAGTAACAACCGCTTTTTTAATTGCGTACAAGATGAATCCCGACGTGATTGAAAACGCTATATTTTGTCATGTTAGCAACGAAAAACCTCATCGTCAGTTGCTTGATTACCTGAAAGTTAAGCCGATTTTGGATTTGGGCTTAAGACTCGGAGAAGGAACAGGTTGTGCTATTGCCTACCCGATTATTGTCAGCGCTGTTGAGTTTTTAAACAATATGGCGAGCTTTGAAAGTGCCAATGTTTCAAATAAAAATTAA